Within the Natranaeroarchaeum sulfidigenes genome, the region TGTTCGGACGTACCACAGCCAGAGCTGGGGGAGCCGTCCTTCAGCACCGCTTTTGAGTCCCTTCGATAGCTCGTCGTCGGAATGGGGGAACACCCAGCCGACGAAGATGACCAGCAAGAAGACGCCAAGCGGGAGCATGAAGCCGCCGGTAATCCCGTCGATGAGATCGAGCGTTTCGAGATCCATCGCCGACGGGACGCCGAGCAGGAAGATCAGCCCAGCCATCCCGTAGGTGGCTTTCTTCCGTTCCACGCCGTACGAGTCGATCAGGTACGAGACCAGCACTTCGAGAATGCTGATCGCGCTCGACAGTGCGCCGATGGCGACCACGCCGAAGAAGAGGACGCCGACGATGTGGCTTCCCGGGATTTCGGCGATGGCACCGCCGACACCGATGAACAGCTCACCAGGGCCGCCGTCACCCGGCGTCGCGCCGATGGCGAACAGCACCGGGAAGATGATGAGCCCGGCCATGACCGCGACCAGCGTGTCGAGACCAGCGATCCACCCACTGTCCTCGGCGAGGTTCCGATCCTCTCCAATGTACGAGGCATACGTGATCATCACGCCCATCCCGAGCGACAGGGTGAAAAACGCCTGGCCAGCAGCCGCTGGCAGGATGGTCGTCCAGTTCTCCGCGAGGACGTCAAGGTCGGGTGAAAGGAACCACGAGTAGCCGGCCATTGCGCCATCGAGCGTCGCAGCATATCCGATCAGCACGAGCATGACGACGACCAGTGCCGGAATCATTGCCTTGACTGCGAGTTCGATGCCGCGTTTGACTCCGGCTGCGACGATGACGGCTGTCAGGGCGATAAAGAGCCCGTGTAGCGCGATCGTCATCGTCCCCTCGGAAACCGCCGCGAAGTATGCCTCCGGGTTCTCGAAGTACGCGCCGGTCACGCTGCCACCCGTGTATCGTAGTACCCACCCCGCAGCGACGGAGTAGAAGGACATGATCATCAATCCGGTGAGAACGAACAGTCCGCCGATGTACCGCCAGCTACCGTACCCTAACTCGGTGAACGCCTTGACGGGGCTTTGCTTGGCTCGACGTCCGATGACGAACTCGACGAGGATCACGGGAATCCCGATGAGCACGACGAAGAGGAGATAGATGAGCAGAAAGGCTCCGCCACCCTCCTGTCCGATCTGGAACGGGAACCGCCAGATGTTTCCAAGACCAACTGCGCTCCCTACTGCAGCGAGGATAAACCCAAGACGGGTCGCCCACTGTTCTCGACTGCCGGATGACTCTACCATACGTACCACCTGTACGATGGCATTTAATAAATCTAATCTTTCGTATAAGGGGTTTCAGCAAATGTACAGATCACCGGTCTCCAAACGATTTGAAAACACGATCGTCAACTCAAAACCGAATCACGCCTCCCCGTAGACCGGCACCGCCGCGCCGCTCGTCGGACTCGCGGCGTCGCTACAGAGGAAGGCGATCACGCCTGCGATGTCCACAGGGTCAACCCACTTGTCCTGGTTCGATCCCGACATCATCTCACGGTTCATCGGCGTGTCGATCACGCTCGGCATCACCGCGTTTGCCCGGACCACCCCCTCGTTTTCGGCCGCAATGGTTTCGGTCAGTCGGCGAATGCTCGCCTTCGATGCTCTGTAGGGACCGTCGCCTTCACCACCTTCGAGGGAGGAGCGAGAGCTGATGCTCACGATCGATCCCTCGGCGTCCTGCAGGTGGGGCAGGGTGTGTTTTGAGGCGAGGAACGCGGTTTTGAGGTTGACGTCGAACAGCATGTCGAACTCGTCGACCGGCGTCTCCTCGATTGGCTGACCGCCGCGCCAGGTTCCGGCGACGTTCACGAGATGATCGATCCCACCGTGAGCATCGGCGATCTCATCGATGCCCCGTTCGACATCCTCCTCGTCGGTGAGATCGATCCGGTAGTAGGCGGTACGCTCGTCGAGATCGAGCAGTGCATCCTCGTCATCGGAGTCGAGCACGTCGACGGCGGCGACCCTTGCGCCCGCATCGCTGAACCGCTCGGCGACGGCGCTACCGAGCGCCCCGCAAGCACCAGTTACGACGACGACCCGATCACTGAAATCGAAGCTAACGGACATACGTCCCGTAGGGGCGGGAGCGAAATGAATTCAGGGGGCAGAATATTAAGACGCTGGCAGCCGAGCCTCGACCATGCGAGTGATCGCTCACCGTGGGTTCGCCGCCGACGCGCCCGAGAACACCGTATCAGCTATCGAACGGGCGAGCCGAGTAGCCGATAGCATCGAGTTCGACGTCCGACGGTGCGGGTCAGGCGAACTCGTCGTCGTCCACGACGAACGGATCGACCGCGTTACTGATGGAACGGGGCGCGTCGCCGATCTGTCACTTTCCGAACTTCAGTCCTTCGACGTACTCGGGAGCGGCGAGTCGATCCCGACGCTCGACGACGTTCTGGCAGCGATTGCGACGGACGTCGACATCAACGTTGAGCTCAAAGAGACTGCCATTGCGAGCGATGTCCTCGACGCACTTGGTCGGGTCGAAAACGACTGCATGGTCTCTTCCTTTTCCGCGGACGCATTGCAAGCGGTTCGATCCCACGACCGACCCGTCGAGACGGCGTATATCTCACGGTGGCTCCGTGACCAGCCAGTTCGTCGAGCGATCGAACTCGACTGTGAGTACGTTCATCCCCGGTTCACACTCCTGCTGTACTCGCGAGTACTTTCCCGTCCGAGATCCGTGGACCTGGAGGTCAACGTCTGGACGGTCAACGAGCCGCTGCTCGCCCGTGCAATGGCGTGGCGCGGTGTCGACGGTATCGCGACGGACGCTGTGGAGGTCGCTCGGCCATACCTGTAACGCTCCTCGATATCGTGCGCCCTGTTCTCGGATGATATAGACCATCTAGCGTTCGCCGGTCTGGAGTAAGCCGGACCTGTGGGCGAGTATCCGATCCATAGCAAAGGGTAGCCTCGTCGAGGTTCGAGACGAGCCGTCGACGAGACGGGGGATCTACCGATGCTCAGCAGGATATCTTCGCTCCGCAACCGGTACCGAGCCTCAAAACGCCCGAACTGGGGGTTGATGTATGGCTGCCGATAGCGCGATCCACAGAAACGATACAGCATGGCTCAGCCTCGACACCGATGAGGCGGAGTCCGCCCTGTGGGTACTCGCGATCGCCTTCTACGGCGTCGGCGACCTCGTTTCGACTATTGTCGGGCTGTGGCTCGGCGCAACGGAGGGGAACCCGCTTCCCGCTGCGCTCGTCGACGCCGCCCCCGGACTGGTCGGTGCGGCGGTCG harbors:
- a CDS encoding sodium-dependent transporter; this encodes MVESSGSREQWATRLGFILAAVGSAVGLGNIWRFPFQIGQEGGGAFLLIYLLFVVLIGIPVILVEFVIGRRAKQSPVKAFTELGYGSWRYIGGLFVLTGLMIMSFYSVAAGWVLRYTGGSVTGAYFENPEAYFAAVSEGTMTIALHGLFIALTAVIVAAGVKRGIELAVKAMIPALVVVMLVLIGYAATLDGAMAGYSWFLSPDLDVLAENWTTILPAAAGQAFFTLSLGMGVMITYASYIGEDRNLAEDSGWIAGLDTLVAVMAGLIIFPVLFAIGATPGDGGPGELFIGVGGAIAEIPGSHIVGVLFFGVVAIGALSSAISILEVLVSYLIDSYGVERKKATYGMAGLIFLLGVPSAMDLETLDLIDGITGGFMLPLGVFLLVIFVGWVFPHSDDELSKGLKSGAEGRLPQLWLWYVRTVVLFVVAIVLVFYAYNQLVEFGVIA
- a CDS encoding SDR family oxidoreductase, with the protein product MSVSFDFSDRVVVVTGACGALGSAVAERFSDAGARVAAVDVLDSDDEDALLDLDERTAYYRIDLTDEEDVERGIDEIADAHGGIDHLVNVAGTWRGGQPIEETPVDEFDMLFDVNLKTAFLASKHTLPHLQDAEGSIVSISSRSSLEGGEGDGPYRASKASIRRLTETIAAENEGVVRANAVMPSVIDTPMNREMMSGSNQDKWVDPVDIAGVIAFLCSDAASPTSGAAVPVYGEA
- a CDS encoding glycerophosphodiester phosphodiesterase, which encodes MRVIAHRGFAADAPENTVSAIERASRVADSIEFDVRRCGSGELVVVHDERIDRVTDGTGRVADLSLSELQSFDVLGSGESIPTLDDVLAAIATDVDINVELKETAIASDVLDALGRVENDCMVSSFSADALQAVRSHDRPVETAYISRWLRDQPVRRAIELDCEYVHPRFTLLLYSRVLSRPRSVDLEVNVWTVNEPLLARAMAWRGVDGIATDAVEVARPYL
- a CDS encoding DUF5658 family protein yields the protein MAADSAIHRNDTAWLSLDTDEAESALWVLAIAFYGVGDLVSTIVGLWLGATEGNPLPAALVDAAPGLVGAAVVLTVWKVLVLAGFVLLARRLRSIHRLVVPGTLAVLGVVVVAWNTTVLVVGFA